Below is a genomic region from Sutterella megalosphaeroides.
GGTCGACGAAGAAGGACGCACGGCACTACTCACACTCGCGCAAAACGTCGACCGCGGCTGGAGCGTGGACGGAAAAGATTGGGCGCCGATTGCGCTTGACATCGTGCTTGCGCACGGAGCGAATCCCGACGAGCGGATGCCCGCGCAAGGAATCGATCTTCCGTTTTGCAAGATTCCGGGCAGCGTGACGCCCCTCGGGCTTCTCGCCCGATCGGGTAGCGACGCGGCCCGCCCGCTCATGAAGAAGCTCCTCGCTGCGGGCGCAAATCCCAACGCGACGGACGTCACGGGACGTACGCCCCTTGCCGAAGCCGCGAACCTCGATACGTCGGCGGACGCCGAGGCGACGGTCGAGCTCTTGCTCGCTGCGGGCGCGGACCCCTCGATCGGGGACGCCCGGGGCGAGACGCCCTTGAGTCTTGCCGCGGGACGCGGCCACGAGCGTGTTGTGGAAATGCTTCTTGCGGCGCTTGAGCGGCTTGAAAGCATGCGCGCGAAGGACGAGGGGAATGCGGATGAGGCGCCCGAAGAACCGCAGAATCCCGGTCCCGCATCTCCGGCGTCTGCCGAAACCCCGGCGCCTCAACCCGCCGCGGCGCTTCGCCGGGGAACCGAAGCCGGAGGCTTTTTCGAGCGCATGCGCGCCCGCTCCCGCACGCGTCCGACATCGGTCGGCGGTACGTCATCCAATGCTCCGATGGCAAAACCTGTGCCGGAAGCGGCGCCGAAGGCTCCCGCGAAGCCCGCACCCATGCCAAAGCCCGTCACCACCGACGGCAACGCCGACGAGGCCTCGCGCTTGAGCGTGGCGCTTTCGCGGTTCCTGCGCGCGACGTTGCCCGGAGCCGCAGGGGAGGCGGAAAGTCCCTCGACCCGGTCCGAGCGCGAATTACGCCTGACGGCGATCGGCTTACTCGCTGCGGCAGGCGGAAGTCTCGGCGCGCTCACCCGCGAAACCGTAGCGTTGCTCGTCGACGCTCGGGCGGCGTTTCTGCTTGCACCCGCCGGCGAGAAGCTCGAGCCCGCTGCTTGTCGCGAAGCCCTCGAAGCCCTCGCGCCCTTTGCGGCCGTACGCGAAGCGGGCTTTGAGACGGTTCCGCTTGCAACCGAGCCCGGGGACGACGCTCTTCGGGTGTTGCAGCGCTTCGAAAAGGCGACCGTCCGTTGGGGACTGCCCGTTGCGGCGGGACTCCTCGTTGAAGCGCCCGACGACGAAGCGGATCGTGCGGACGGAAGGGTCGCTCGGCAGGTCCCGATTCGGGCCTGCATCCTTACGGCCGCATCCCAATTCGAGCACGCGCGCACGACGGCGCGCCTCGCCGGACTCACGTTCGTGCGGCCCTCGGACGTTGCCCGTGAAGGTTAAGAATCGAAAGGAGAGGGAAAATGCTTGAAGACGCACTTTTCGAAGCGGTAAAAGGTCGACGGTTGGGTGTGGTGACGGCACTCTTGCCGCGCGTCACCGATCTCGAACGCACGGACCGCGAAGGCGCGACCGTCGCGATGATTGCGGCACGCGAAGGCGTGTTGCCGATTCTGAAGGCGATCCTCAAGGCGGGCGCCAATCCGTTGGCCGCCGACCGCGAAGGGCACTCGGCCCTCCATTGGGCGGCCGCAAACGGTCATGCCCCTTGCATTGAAGCGCTCGCAGAGGCGGGAGCGGATCCCAACGCCCAGGACCGCGAGGGTGTCACGCCCCTCATGGCGGCCCTGCGCGCCCGACGGTCGGAGGCCGCCTTGCGGCTTCTCAAGTGCGAAGGGACCGATACGGAACTTGCGGACCGGGACGGACGCAAAGCGCTCGACTATGCGTCCGCGGCCTCCATGCCCGACCTTGTCGACGTACTTTTGAAGCGCGGGACGCATACGGAACGCACGGAACGCTCGGAAGGCGTCTTGGGAGGCTTCTTCGGGAGCGTCGGAGGAGGTGAAAAAACCGTGCCTCCCGAACTCGCCAAGGACCGCTACGGGTCGAACGCGCTCCATCAGGCGGCCTCGCGCGGCGACGCGGAAACGCTTGCGCGACTCTTGTCGGGCTCCCGAGCGCACGTGAACGACCGGAACGACGCGGGCGAAACGCCCCTCATGACGGCCGTGCGGGCAGGGTCGATCGGGTGCGTCGAGGCGCTCCTTGCGGCCCGGGCCGACCCCAACCTTCCCGCTGCGGCAGGCGAGACGCCCGCCGCGGAAGCCGCGCGCCTCGGGCGCGAAATCGTGCTCGGGAAACTGATCGCAGCGGGCGCGAACGTGAACGCCGCGGCACGCAACGGTACGACGCCGCTTCTCGTTGCGATCCGCGAGCGGCAGGTCGATGTCGTGCGACTGCTTCTCGCAAACGGGGCGGACGCGGGAGCGTGCGACGCGCAAAACCGCGGTCCCTTGGCCTACGCGGCCGCAAGCGGCCTCGAATCCGTCACCGTCATGCTCCTCGAAGCGGGCGCGGCACGCTAAACTCTCACTTTCGTCCGATCTCAGGGCTTCGAGGGAGCTTTCCCGCCCCTCGAAGCGGTTCCGAATTCCGAAAATTCCGAAAACAAGGAGAATCCCATGGCCAATGCACCGCTTGTCGAACGGGTGGAGCGTTTTTTGAAGTCGCTCAAGTGGTCGTACAACTACGACGCCGAGGAAGAGGTGTTCTACACGGGTTGCGCGCTTGACGAGTCGTTCCGCTCGTGCAACCTCGTGATCGACGTACAGGACGACATGGTCCTCTGCTACGCGTTCCTTCCGATCGAAGTGCCGGCCGATCGTCGCGGCGACGTCATGATCTTTTTGACGTGCGCCAACTGGGGGATGCGCGCGGGCACCTTCGAACTGGACCTCACCGACGGCGAAGTGCGTTTCCGCACCTACCTCGCCTGCCCCGAGGGCGACGAGCTTCCGAGCGACGAAGCGCTCACGTGCCTCCTTTCGGTCCCCCCGGGCATGATCGAACGGTACGGCGCGGCGCTCCGACAGGTGATCGAGAACAAAACGGATCCCTTTGAGGCGGTTCGCACCGCCGAGCACGACATGGAATTCGACGACGAAGAAGGAGACGAGGAAGACGACGAAGACGACTTCGGCGGCAACCACAACCCGCGCGCTCACGCGTAAGCGCATAAGTGAGCGCATAAGCGACGGCGCTCAAACAAAAAGCGAACGACCCCGAGAGATCGTTCGCTTTTTTCTTTTCGTGTTCCGGCTCGTCGGCCGCCTTCCGTTCGGCGCTTCTCACCCCGAGACCGAGGTCCAGAAGAGCAGGAGCACGATCTGCCCCGACAAAATCCGCATGAACATCGCGAGCGGATAGACGGTCGAGTAGGCGACGGCCGAGCTGTTTTTCTCCGACAAGGTCGCGGCATAGGCAAGTGCCGGCGGGTTCGTGGTGAGACCCGAGAGGAGCCCCACGATCGAGTGGTAGTTCATGCGGAAAATGAGGCGCGCCGCCACCCCGACCGCGACGAGCGGAAGCACCGTAACGAGAAAGCCGAGCCCCATGAAGAGAAGGCCGCTCCCGTTCACGAACGCGTCCGCAAAGCCGTTGCCCGCCGCAAGACCGACGCTTGCGAGGAAGAACGCGATCCCGAGTTCTCGAAGCATCAAAGAAGCGGAGTTCGTCGTGTACGTGACCAAATGCAGCGACGGCCCGTAGCGCCCGAGCAAAATCGCAACGATCAAGGGGCCGCCCGCCAAGCCGAGCTTCAACGCGACGGGAATTCCGGGCAAGGCAATCGGGAGGCTCCCCGCAAGGATCCCGAGCGCGATCCCGACGAAGACCGAAATGATGTTCGGATGGTCGAGCTTCTTTTCCTGGTTGCCGAGTACGCCCGCGAGGCGGTTGAGGGCGCGCTCGGGGCCCACGGCGACGAGTCGGTCGCCGAGATTGAGATGAAGGCTTCGGTAGGGAAAGATTTCCATGCCGGCACGGTAAACGCGCGTCACGTTCACGCCGTCGTAGTTCGCGAGATGGAGGTCGCGAATGCGCTGCCCGTTGACGCTCGGATCGGTGATGAGAATGATGCGTCTGGAAACGGGCGAATGTTCGCTCGTCAAATCGACGTCGGTGCGCTCCTTTCCGAAGAAGGCGACGATAGCCTCTTTGTTTTCTTCCTGAGCGACGACGCGAAGCACGTCGCCCACGTGCACGCGCGTCTTGGGGCCGGGACTCACGAGGCCTTCCGCCTCGTTGTATCGGCGCGAAATGACGAACGGGCGGTTGATCACCTTGCGAATCACTTCGATCGTGCGGTCTTCGAGGTAGCCGTTCGCGGCTTCGACGTAGAAGGTGATCGGAGCGGCGTTTTGTTCCGTTTCGTGAAGCGACCAGAGGCGCTCCTCTTCGGCAAGGTCGATTGAGAAAACCTTGCGAATAAGAATGGCCGTCCCGATGATGCCGATCACGGCGAGAGGATACGCACACGCATAGGCGACTGCGATGTCGGGGCCCGCGTAGTCGAGTTCGGAGAGCGCTTCCTGCGTGGCGCCGAGCCCGGGGGTGTTCGTGACGGCCCCGTAATAGACCCCGAGCATCTGCGCGAGGTCGATCGATCCCGACATGAGGAAGGCAAAGAGTACCGTCAGCGCGACGGAAAGAAGTATTCCGAAAAGCGCGAGGCCGTTCAACTCGAGGCCGCCCGAGCGAAAGCTCGAGAAAAAGGACGGTCCCACTTGGAGGCCGATGAAAAAGACGAAAAGAATGAGCCCGAAATCGCGCAAAAACCCGAGCACGGTCGGGTTCGGCACGAACCCGAAGTGCCCGACCGCAAGCCCCATGAAAAGCACGAACGTCACGCCGAGCGAGACGCCGAAGAGGCGAATGCGCCCGAGCGCGAGACCGCAGGTGATGACGAAGGCGTAAATGAGGATGTTCCCGCCGACGGTCGATGGGTCGGCGAGACGCAGCAGAAAGTCGAGCATGTCGGGTGCGTCGGATGCGGCGGGGAAGGCGAACGCGAAGAGTCATCCCGCGCGCACGCATGCACGGCCGGACGGTCTGTCGGTCGGGCGCTCGCGGAGGTCTCGGTTCGTCTCGTCCCCAAGGGTTCGGTGGAGGAGCAAAATGCAGTTAAGGATCCTGAGTTTACGGGGAGAAAGAGGAAAAGCCATCGGTGAAATCCCTCGGAGATATGGAACTGTGCGGTTTTCCCGCACCGAGGCGCCGCATCGTGCGGCTCCGCCTCCGGCCTGCGGCAAACAACTGGCAAGCGGCCGACAACTACCGACCGTGAGGTCCGTACCGATGGGGCTTTCCTATCCGTTCGTTGCGAAACCCGGGCGAATCGGAGAAGCGGGGTGTGCGGGGACCATTCGGGCGTCCGAGCGCTTTCTGTACTGCGTTTCAATACCGATCGACCGATGCCCCGAGGGCTGAGCGGCTGATGCCCCAACAAACGCTCTTGAACGCAACAACGCAATGGAGGAGAAAACCATGCAACATCGTTTGCTCAAAAACCTGAACGTCTCGCTGATCGGCGTGGGTTGTATGGACTTCTCACACGACTGCGGTCAGGTGCCCGAACGTACCGTCAGCATCGACGCGATCCGCGAGGCGGTCGACTTCGGGTGCAACTTCTTCGATACGGCCGAAGTGTACGGACGGGAGATGTTTTACGAGGGCCATAACGAAGAGATCGTCGGCGAAGCTCTGAAGCCCGTGGTGCTCGCCACGAAGATGCACCTCCGTACGGAAGAAGTCGAATCGGGCAAGGACTTCTGCGCGATCGCCCGCAAACACCTGGCCGCATCGATGGAGCGCCTGCAGACGGACTACGTCGACCGCTACTACCTCCATCGCGTCAACGAACTCGTCCCGGTCGAAGAGGTGGCTGAAAGGCATGCTCCGCAAGAGCCTCTCGTTCCGTAAATGAACCGAGCCCTCCCCAAACGTACGAAGAAACGTACGAAATGGGGAGGGCTCTATTCGTTGGGGGTTCCGCTCTTTGCGGCAAGCGGCAGGCTTACCACCCGCGCACGTGGTCGAGCGCCGCTTTCACCGTGAGCGTTTCGTCCTCAACGAGGAGGAGCTTTTCGTAGGGCGCTGCGGTCGGGCAGGCGTGGTTCGGAAGGATCCGCAAGCGGCGCCCCACGGGGAAGTCTTCGGGTTTGAGAGCTTCGCCCGCTACCGCCTGAAGGATCCCATGCTCCTGATTCGCGCCCGTCATGCGGACGTCGAGGCCGCGCACGGGGCGGCCCGCGAGGTCGCAGACAAGCCCGTAACCGAAGTCTTCGTGCTGGCGCGCCGTGCCGCGGTCGCGCGACATCGCCATCCAGCCCGCGTCGACGATCACCTGACCTTTTTCTTTCTGGTGCCCGATCACGGTTGTGAGGACCGAGCCCGCAATGCGGTCGAGCGTGCAAACGCCGAGGTTTGTCATAAAGAGGTCGAACATCGCATAGACGCCGCAGCGGATTTCCGTGACGCCCGTTTCGTCTTCGGCCGCAAAGACCGTCGGGGTGGAGCCCACCGAGACGATCGGAACCTCGATCCCTTCGGCACGGAGTCTGTCGGCCGCAAGAACGATCCCGTCGCGCTCGCGCCGTGCGGCTCCGCGTGCATTTGCGGCGCCTTCCTTGTCGTAGCTTGCGCCCGCATGGGTGAGAAGCCCAACAAAGCGGGCGCCGCCCGTGAGGCTCTTCACAACCTCAAGCAAGAGGTCCGACTCGGGCGTGATCCCCGAGCGGTGCCCGTCGACGTCGATTTCAACAAGGACGGGAATTTCGATCGAGCGTGCGGCGGTGTAGGCCGAGACGTGCCGGGCCGCGTCGACGTTGTCGAGAAGAATCTTGAGGTCGCACCCGGAAGCGCGGATGCGCTCGACGCGCCCCAACTTCTGCGGAGCGATCCCGACGGCGTAGATGAGATCCGTGACGCCGTTCGCAGCGAAGTATTCGGCTTCGAGAAGGGTGGAAACGGTTGCGGGCCCTTCGGGCGACATCATCTGACGCCGCGCGATTTCGATCGACTTGTGGGTCTTGAGGTGCGGACGAAGCGTCACGCCGAGTGCTTTGGCTCGTTCTTTCGCGGCGGTGAGGTTCGCTTCGAGCTTGGCGTCGGAAACAAGGAAGGCCGGGGTTTCGACGACAGGATCGTCGAGTCGGCGGCCGATGCGGGGATCGGGGGCGGTGTGGGGAAACATGGTGTTGAAATCGGGTCAAATGCGGCAAACGCGAAAAACGCGCGGGGACCGGGCGGCAAGCGGCGCGGGTGCTCCAACGTTAGGTTCGTACACGCTGCACTCGCTTCAAACGCCCGGGGTCGGTTTCGATCGTAGCAGGCTTGGGGGCGTTTGGAGGCGCTTCTTTCGGGCAAGAGGGACAAGAGAGCGGCCACAAAAGTGAAGCGCCGTCTCGACGCATTGCGGCGGGACGGCGTGTGGAAAGGATGGAGCGTAGGACGCTCGGCAGACCGACCACCCGAGGAGAAGCCGCCCCGGGCGGTCGGGTCGTGTCACTTCAGGGCGTCCTTAAGGGCGGCACGGAAAGCTTCCGTCGTCACGGTCGCGCCCGAGACCGTGTCGACCTTGCCGTTCGTACGGACGGCCTCGGCGGGGAGCACATCGAGAGCCTTGCTGCCGATCCCCGGGGTTTCAAAGGACTCGATGACGCGTACGGCGGTGATTTTGCCGGCAGCGTCGGTCTTGACGCCGAGCACCACGTTGCCGCCCATGCCGCGACCGCGTCCGATGCGTTCGCCGTCTTCGGCTGCGGGGGTCGCACGCTTCCCTGCGGCGGGCGACCAGCCTTCGCCCTTGAGGACGCTTTCACTCGGAACGTCCGACTTGGGGGCTGCGGCCGACGCGCCCGAGATGCGCCCGAAGATGAGCGATTCGCCGATGTTGCCCGTACCGTTGTACTTCCAGGAGAAGATCGAGCCGAGTTCGCCCGCGCTGAAGAGGTGCGGAATGCGTTTGCCGTTTCGGTCGAGGACGGCGCCGATTTCGTCGTGTTCCGGCCCGCCCTGCGTGTTCGTATAGGTCGGGACGACCTCAATGCCGTAGAAGGGACCTTTGTCAAGGGGCTTCAGGAATTTCGCCGCACGACCGAATTGCTTGTCGACCCCGGCCTCACAGGATGCGTTGTAGGCGTCGATCTGCGCCTTGAGGCCCGCGGCGTCCACGCCGAGGAGGGCGGCAAGCTCTTCGACGGTGTCGGCCTTCTTCACGAGGCCCTTTTCGATTTCCGCTTCGGACCCTTCGCTCCACGACGCATAAACACGGCTTGCGCGTCGCGCGTCTTCATCGAAGATCATGAACGCGGGATCGGGCATCTGGAGCGCCCGGTAATCGTTGTGGAACTTGATTCGACCGTGCTTCGTTTTCTCGGTTTCGTTCCAGAAGCGCTTTCCGTCGGCGCCAACCATGATGACGTCGTGCCGCGTAAAGGCCGGTCCGCCCCAGGAGGAGTCTTTGGGGCCGGCCACCATGTAGCCGAACGAAATGCCGGTTTCGGGATTGAGAACGTTCGGATCCGGCCCGTTGATCGTGGCGAGGTTCACGAGGTTCGCGTTGACGTCCATCGCCATCAGAATGCCGTCGCCCGTGTTGTAGCGGGCGCCCTTCGCGTAGGCGACCTGCTGGCCCGCAAAGTTGCGGAACATGTCGATGTTGTTTTCAAAGCCGCCCGTTGCGAGCACCACGCCGTTTTTCGCACGGATGTTGCGCGCGGCACCTTCGACCTCGGCGACGACGCCGTGGACAACGCCCGTAGCGGGGTCTTGAAGGAGTTTTTTACCGGGCGCTTCGAACCACACGTCGATTTTTCCCTGAGCGCGCCGCGCTTCGACGTTTTTCTGAATGAGCGCGTAGAGTCGGCCGTCGCCGCCCGGGCTTTTCACGAGCGTGAGACCGATGGCGGAAGCCCCGGGGAATTCGGGGTATTCGGCGTAGTAGGACGTTTCGGGATGCTCGGCGCCGAGCTTGCGCAGGTATTCGACCTGACCTTTGGCCTCCTTGATGTAGGCCTTGTAGACCTCGTCCGAGGGGTTCGTCGACTTGCCGCGCATGGTACGGAAGTACTCGAGAATTTCTTCGTCGCTTGCCTTCGTGTCGTCGATCCAGATGGCCTGTTGGGCGGCATAGCGGCTGTTGCCGCCTTCGTGCCCTTCGGGCGCCTTCTCAAGAAGAAGGACGCGGGCTCCGGCGTCCGCCGCCGCAATCGCCGCCGCGCCGCCTGCAAAGCCGTACCCGATCACCACGACGTCGTACTCGGCGTCCCAGCGAACGGTTTGGAGGTAGTTGCTCGGTGCGGCAACCGTCGCAGTTGTTTCGGGGGCGGTCGGGGCGGCGTAGACGTGAGCGTTCATGCCGACGGCGGCACAAAGGACGGCAAAGGCGCAGGCACGCAGTTGAAAGGTTTTGGTCATGAAAAACTCCTCTGTGGTCATGAGGTTTCCGAGATTCACGAGGTCGGATATCGTTTTGATTTTCCGAATCCGAACCTCGCGATGGTCGTTAAGCCGGTGGTGCGGCGATCTCGGATGACCTCGCAGAACGCTTTTATCATAAGGAGGTGTGGGGAACGAACTTTGCAAGGTTACCCTCGGATGGCGGGCGTTTTGACGAACCTCGTCTTCGGAAAATCCGAATGATTGAGTCCTTCCGGGGACGATGGAGCAGGCAGAATGATTCATTTTGATGACAGGGACCTCCGGCTTTTTCTCGCCGTTGAAGAAACCGGAAGTCTCACCGCGGGAGCGGGGCGGGCAGGATTGTCGGCGAGCGCGGCGAGCGAACGGCTCAACCGGCTGGAGACGCATCTCGGCGTCACGCTCTTCGAGCGGGTTCCGCGGGGTGTGCGTCTGACGCGCGAAGGCGCGCACTTTGCGGCCTTTGCACGAGAGGTGACGGCCAAAAGCGAGACGCTCGAAAGCGTGTTGCGACCCTATCGGGGTACACGCACGGCCGTGCGGATTGCAACCAATGTCAACGCGCTTGAGACGTTTCTTCCCGGGGACCTCGGCGACTACATGGCGGCGCACCCCGAGGTGGCGCTTGAGCTTGTCAAGTTCGATTTGAATTGGATGCTTCTCAAGGCCGTCGCGAGCGGCGAGGTCGACTTGGGCGTCACCGCTTACGAAGGGACGCATCCCGAACTCCGTTTCGTCGATTACCGCTCGGATACGATGGCGGTCGTGATGTCCGAGCGACATCCGTGGGCCGAGGAAGCCGGCGTTTCGTTCGAGGTGTTTCGCGACGTACCCTTCATCGAAATCGGTGCACGGTCGGCGTTGGGTATTTTTCTTGAAGAGCGTGCCCGCGCTTACGGCTTTATGCTCGACGTCCGGGCGCGTGTGCCTTCCTACGAGGCCGCGCTCGAATTGGTCGCTCGGGGTGTGGGTCTCACCGTGTTGCCGCAAAGTTTGCACTTGGCCGCTGAGGTCGCCGAGCTCGTGGCGGTTCGTCCGTTGACGGACGCCTGGGCCGTTCGTCGCTTGAGACTCTGCTGGAAAGCGGGCAGGGAAGGCTGTCCCGTGGTGGCGGGATTGCTTGGTGCGCTCGCCGTTTCGCGCCTTCCGGCATAACCCGCACGTCCCCGCCCGAAGTATTCCCGTCGGGTCCGTCGGGCTTCGCGCGGCTACAATTCAAGACCGTGAACGTTATCTGCGGCTTCCGGCTTGAACGCCGTGCGGAAAAGCTCGCGGCCGCCCGAAAATTCACAGGACCAACACACAAGGACACAAGGAAAAGGAGCTCGACATGCAGTTTGTGAAGCCGCCCTTCAAGGGAGAAAACAAGGGCCATTACACGGCGGGCGTCATCTCTAAGGGGATGCTCTACGTTTCGGGACAGCTTTCGATCGATCCCGACACCCGCGAAGTCTGTCAGGGTGACATCCGCGCGCACGCGCGCCTCGCGCTCGACAACGTCGACCGCGTTCTGAAGGAAGCGGGCGTGCGGCGCGACCAGGTGGTCTTCTGCCGCGTCTATACGCCGTCGGCGGAAAACTGGGGCCCGATCAACGAGGAGTATGCGGCCTTCTTCGGCAACCACAAACCCGGGCGCGTCATCGTCTCGACCACGGACCTGCATTTCGGCTGCCTCGTTGAAATCGAAGCGATCGCCGAGCTGGAGGACTGAGCCGATGCTTCACTACGTTTGCACCGCTTGCGGGAAGCGCACGCCCGCGACAACTCATGCCCCCGTCTGCGAATGCGGGGGGCTTTTTGAACTCGACTTCACGCCCCCGGCGTGGGACGCGGCCCGGATCGACCGCTCGGAATGGAGTCAGTTCCGCTACCGCGACTTCATGGCGCTCGAAGGCGACACGTGGCGCTCCGTCACGCTCGGCGAAGGCATGACCCCGATCGTGCGCTTTGACGACGATGTCCTCTTCAAGATGGACTACACGATGCCAACCTTGTCCTTCAAGGACCGCGGGGCCGCGACCCTCGTCGCGCACGCGAAGTCGATCGGGGTTGAGCGCTGCGTGCAGGATTCGAGCGGCAACGCCGGGAACTCGGTTGCCGCCTACTGCGCCCGCGCGGGGATCGCCTGCGAAATCTACGTGCCCGAAGGAACGAGCCCGAAGAAGATCACCATGATCGAATCGCACGGCGCGAAAGTGCACGTCGTCCCCGGAAGCCGCGACCATTGCGCCGACGTCTGCCGCGCCCGCGTGAAGGAGGAGGGGGTCTACTACATGAATCACGTCTACAATCCCTTCTTCTACGAAGGGATGAAGGCGTACGTCTACGAAACCTTCGAGCAACTCGGTCGGATTCCCGCCAACATCGTGGTTCCGGTCGGAAACGGGACGCTTTTCATCGGCGTCATCAAGGCCCTCGAACACCTCCAGGCATCGGGCGCGATCGACGCGTTCCCGAACGTGATCGCGCTTCAGAGCGAACTCTGCGATCCGCTCCTTCGTGCGCGCGAAGCGGGCGAGCACGTGCCCGCCCGCGTGTCGCCGCAGCCCACGATGGCCGAGGGCATCGCGATCGGCGTTCCGATGCGCGGTCGGGAGCTTCTTGACATGATCTACCGCCACAACGTGAAGGTCGTCTCCGCTCCCGAAGAGAAGATCCTCGAAGC
It encodes:
- a CDS encoding threonine synthase — encoded protein: MLHYVCTACGKRTPATTHAPVCECGGLFELDFTPPAWDAARIDRSEWSQFRYRDFMALEGDTWRSVTLGEGMTPIVRFDDDVLFKMDYTMPTLSFKDRGAATLVAHAKSIGVERCVQDSSGNAGNSVAAYCARAGIACEIYVPEGTSPKKITMIESHGAKVHVVPGSRDHCADVCRARVKEEGVYYMNHVYNPFFYEGMKAYVYETFEQLGRIPANIVVPVGNGTLFIGVIKALEHLQASGAIDAFPNVIALQSELCDPLLRAREAGEHVPARVSPQPTMAEGIAIGVPMRGRELLDMIYRHNVKVVSAPEEKILEARHAIARRGIYCEHTTAANYAAYLHYCELYGRTPDTLITMCGAGIKSDH